The following proteins are co-located in the Escherichia fergusonii ATCC 35469 genome:
- a CDS encoding TIGR04211 family SH3 domain-containing protein: MPKLRLIGLTLLALSATAVSHAEETRYVSDELNTWVRSGPGDHYRLVGTVNAGEEVTLLQTDANTNYAQVKDSSGRTAWIPLKQLSTEPSLRSRVPDLENQVKTLTDKLTNIDNTWNQRTAEMQQKVAQSDSVINGLKEENQKLKNELIVAQKKVDAASVQLDDKQRTIIMQWFMYGGGVLGLGLLLGLVLPHLIPSRKRKDRWMN, translated from the coding sequence ATGCCAAAATTACGCCTGATCGGATTAACTTTACTCGCACTTAGCGCGACTGCCGTCTCACACGCTGAAGAAACGCGCTATGTTTCTGACGAACTGAATACCTGGGTCCGTAGCGGTCCGGGAGATCATTATCGCCTCGTAGGCACGGTTAACGCCGGCGAGGAAGTGACCTTATTACAAACTGACGCCAACACCAATTATGCCCAGGTGAAAGACAGCTCTGGCCGTACCGCCTGGATCCCGTTGAAACAACTTAGCACTGAGCCAAGCCTGCGCTCCCGTGTACCAGATCTGGAAAATCAGGTCAAAACCCTGACAGATAAGCTCACCAATATCGATAACACCTGGAATCAGCGCACGGCAGAAATGCAGCAAAAAGTGGCGCAAAGTGACAGCGTGATCAACGGGTTAAAAGAAGAAAATCAAAAACTGAAAAACGAGCTGATTGTCGCGCAGAAAAAGGTCGATGCCGCCAGCGTACAGCTGGATGACAAACAGCGCACCATCATCATGCAGTGGTTTATGTATGGCGGTGGCGTGCTGGGGCTTGGCTTGCTGCTTGGTCTGGTACTGCCGCACCTGATCCCAAGCCGCAAACGCAAAGATCGCTGGATGAACTAA
- the cca gene encoding fused tRNA nucleotidyltransferase/2',3'-cyclic phosphodiesterase/2' nucleotidase/phosphatase Cca, whose amino-acid sequence MKIYLVGGAVRDALLGLPVKDRDWVVVGSTPQEMLDAGYQQVGRDFPVFLHPQTHEEYALARTERKSGSGYTGFTCYAAPDVTLEDDLKRRDLTINALAQDDDGEIIDPYNGLGDLQNRLLRHVSPAFGEDPLRVLRVARFAARYAHLSFRIADETLALMREMTHAGELEHLTPERVWKETESALTTRNPQVFFQVLHDCGALRVLFPEIDALFGVPAPARWHPEIDTGIHTLMTLSMAAMLSPQVDVRFATLCHDLGKGLTPPELWPRHHGHGPAGVKLVEQLCQRLRVPNEIRDLAKLVAEFHDLIHTFPMLNPKTIVKLFDSIDAWRKPQRVEQLALTSEADVRGRTGFESVDYPQGRWLREAWEVAQSVPTKDVVEAGFKGVEIREELTRRRIAAVANWKEQRCPKSN is encoded by the coding sequence GTGAAGATTTATCTGGTCGGTGGTGCTGTTCGGGATGCATTGTTAGGGCTACCGGTCAAAGACAGAGATTGGGTGGTGGTCGGCAGTACGCCACAGGAGATGCTCGACGCGGGTTACCAGCAGGTAGGCCGCGATTTTCCTGTTTTTCTGCATCCGCAAACGCATGAAGAGTATGCGCTGGCACGTACCGAACGGAAATCCGGTTCCGGTTACACCGGATTTACCTGCTATGCCGCACCAGATGTCACGCTGGAAGATGATCTTAAGCGTCGTGATCTGACCATTAATGCACTAGCCCAGGACGATGACGGTGAGATTATCGACCCGTACAATGGTCTGGGCGATCTGCAAAATCGTCTGTTGCGCCATGTTTCCCCCGCTTTTGGCGAAGATCCGTTACGTGTACTGCGCGTGGCGCGTTTTGCTGCGCGTTATGCCCACCTCAGTTTTCGTATTGCTGATGAAACTCTGGCGCTGATGCGCGAGATGACTCACGCGGGTGAACTGGAACACCTGACGCCTGAACGAGTGTGGAAAGAGACGGAAAGTGCCCTCACCACCCGCAATCCCCAGGTGTTCTTCCAGGTACTGCACGATTGCGGCGCACTGCGCGTTTTATTCCCGGAAATTGACGCCCTGTTTGGCGTTCCGGCCCCTGCCAGGTGGCATCCGGAAATCGACACGGGTATTCATACCTTAATGACGCTCTCAATGGCGGCGATGCTGAGTCCGCAGGTCGATGTCCGTTTCGCAACGTTATGCCACGATCTCGGTAAAGGACTGACGCCGCCAGAGCTTTGGCCGCGTCATCACGGCCATGGACCAGCGGGTGTGAAATTAGTGGAACAACTATGTCAGCGTCTGCGCGTACCAAATGAAATTCGCGATTTAGCCAAACTGGTGGCTGAGTTTCACGATCTCATCCACACCTTCCCAATGCTGAACCCGAAAACCATTGTTAAATTGTTTGATTCCATTGACGCCTGGCGTAAACCGCAGCGTGTCGAGCAACTGGCGCTGACCAGCGAGGCTGACGTGCGTGGCAGAACCGGTTTTGAGTCAGTAGATTACCCGCAAGGCCGCTGGTTGCGCGAAGCCTGGGAAGTGGCGCAGTCAGTGCCGACAAAAGACGTCGTTGAAGCGGGATTTAAAGGTGTGGAGATTCGCGAGGAGTTGACCCGCCGCCGGATTGCAGCGGTAGCCAACTGGAAGGAACAACGCTGCCCAAAGTCTAATTAA
- the folB gene encoding bifunctional dihydroneopterin aldolase/7,8-dihydroneopterin epimerase yields the protein MDIVFIEQLSVITTIGVYDWEQTIEQKLVFDIEMAWDNRKAAKSDDVADCLSYADIAETVVSHVEGARFALVERVAEEVAELLLTRFNSPWVRIKLSKPGAVARATNVGVIIERGNNPKENN from the coding sequence ATGGATATTGTATTTATAGAGCAACTTTCGGTAATCACCACTATTGGTGTTTACGACTGGGAACAGACCATCGAACAGAAGTTAGTGTTCGATATCGAAATGGCGTGGGATAACCGTAAAGCGGCGAAAAGCGATGATGTGGCTGATTGCCTCAGTTACGCTGACATTGCAGAAACGGTAGTCAGCCACGTCGAGGGGGCGCGTTTTGCGCTGGTGGAACGCGTGGCTGAAGAGGTGGCGGAGCTGCTGTTAACGCGCTTTAACTCGCCGTGGGTACGTATCAAACTCAGTAAGCCAGGCGCGGTGGCACGTGCCACGAATGTCGGCGTCATTATTGAGCGTGGCAATAATCCTAAAGAAAATAATTAA
- the plsY gene encoding glycerol-3-phosphate 1-O-acyltransferase PlsY, with protein MSAIAPGMILFAYLCGSISSAILVCRLCGLPDPRTSGSGNPGATNVLRMGGKGAALAVLIFDVLKGMLPVWGAYELGVSPFWLGLIAIAACLGHIWPIFFGFKGGKGVATAFGAIAPIGWDLTGVMAGTWLLTVLLSGYSSLGAIVSALIAPFYVWWFKPQFTFPVSMLSCLILLRHHDNIQRLWRRQETKIWTKLKRKREKDPE; from the coding sequence ATGAGTGCAATCGCGCCTGGAATGATCCTCTTCGCGTACCTCTGCGGCTCCATTTCCAGTGCCATTCTGGTTTGCCGCCTGTGTGGCTTACCGGACCCGCGAACCAGCGGCTCCGGTAATCCTGGCGCAACCAACGTATTACGCATGGGTGGCAAAGGAGCAGCCTTAGCAGTGCTGATCTTTGACGTTCTGAAAGGAATGTTGCCTGTCTGGGGGGCATATGAATTAGGCGTCAGCCCCTTTTGGCTGGGATTAATTGCTATTGCCGCCTGTCTTGGACACATCTGGCCCATATTCTTCGGTTTTAAAGGAGGAAAAGGCGTTGCTACCGCTTTTGGTGCCATCGCACCAATTGGCTGGGATCTCACCGGAGTAATGGCGGGAACCTGGCTGCTGACCGTGTTATTAAGTGGCTATTCGTCGCTTGGGGCGATTGTCAGCGCACTGATTGCCCCGTTTTACGTCTGGTGGTTTAAACCCCAGTTCACCTTCCCGGTTTCGATGCTCTCTTGCCTGATCCTGCTGCGCCATCATGACAACATTCAGCGTCTGTGGCGTCGTCAGGAGACAAAAATCTGGACCAAGCTAAAAAGAAAACGCGAAAAAGATCCTGAATAA
- the bacA gene encoding undecaprenyl-diphosphate phosphatase: MSDMHSLLVAAILGVVEGLTEFLPVSSTGHMIIVGHLLGFEGDTAKTFEVVIQLGSILAVVVMFWRRLFGLIGIHFGRPLQHEGESKGRLTLIHILLGMIPAVVLGLLFHDAIKSLFNPINVMYALVVGGLLLIAAECLKPKEPRAPGLDDMTYRQAFMIGCFQCLALWPGFSRSGATISGGMLMGVSRYAASEFSFLLAVPMMMGATALDLYKSWGFLTTGDIPMFAVGFITAFVVALVAIKTFLQLIKRISFIPFAIYRFIVAAAVYVVFF, from the coding sequence ATGAGCGATATGCACTCGCTGCTGGTAGCGGCAATATTGGGTGTGGTCGAAGGATTGACAGAATTTCTGCCGGTATCCAGCACAGGCCACATGATTATTGTCGGTCATTTGTTGGGATTTGAGGGAGATACGGCGAAAACCTTTGAAGTGGTGATCCAGTTAGGATCGATTCTGGCTGTGGTTGTCATGTTCTGGCGACGTCTGTTTGGGCTGATCGGTATTCACTTTGGTCGCCCGTTGCAGCACGAAGGAGAAAGCAAAGGCCGTTTAACGCTGATCCACATTCTGCTTGGCATGATCCCGGCAGTGGTGCTGGGGTTGTTATTCCATGATGCCATCAAGTCATTGTTTAATCCGATTAATGTCATGTATGCGCTGGTCGTTGGCGGTCTGTTGCTGATTGCCGCCGAATGTCTGAAGCCGAAAGAACCGCGTGCGCCGGGTCTGGACGATATGACGTATCGTCAGGCGTTTATGATTGGCTGCTTCCAGTGTCTGGCGCTGTGGCCGGGTTTCTCACGCTCCGGGGCGACCATATCTGGCGGGATGCTGATGGGCGTGAGCCGTTACGCTGCTTCCGAGTTCTCGTTCCTGCTGGCGGTGCCGATGATGATGGGCGCAACGGCGCTCGATCTCTACAAAAGCTGGGGCTTCCTGACAACCGGCGATATCCCGATGTTTGCCGTTGGGTTTATCACCGCTTTTGTGGTGGCGCTGGTTGCGATTAAAACCTTCCTGCAATTGATTAAGCGCATTTCGTTTATTCCGTTCGCCATTTATCGCTTTATTGTGGCGGCTGCGGTGTATGTCGTGTTCTTTTGA